The following are encoded together in the Coffea arabica cultivar ET-39 chromosome 1c, Coffea Arabica ET-39 HiFi, whole genome shotgun sequence genome:
- the LOC113730510 gene encoding protein DAMAGED DNA-BINDING 2 isoform X2, producing MPPQTRRTSFPKVVIDRDTDSEESSSDEDEIDEEDDVVGEEEVTEPKADEEEGEEEQEKSVTKKKTPITISLKKVCKVCKRTGHEAGFKGATYIDCPMKPCFLCKMPGHTTMTCPHRVATEYGVVPAPRRNTHSSLDYVFQRQLRPHIPKMKPEFVIPDQVNCAVIRYHSRRVTCLEFHPTNDNILLSGDKKGQLGVWDFCKVYEKTVYSEIHGCILNNMKLNPRNDGTVYTGSSDGTACCVDLETGISLSLMNLNPNGWQGPSTWRMIYGLDINLDKGVVLVADNFGYLYTVDMRSNNVTGKPILIHKKGSKVVGLHCNPLQPDLLLSCGNDHFARIWDMRQLETGSSLVDLPHKRVVNSAYFSPLTGSKILTTSQDNRIRVWDSIFGSLDSPSREIVHSHDFNRHLTAFRAEWDPKDQSESLVVIGRYISENYNGAALHPIDFIDISTGQLVAEIMDPNITTISPVNKLHPRDDILASGSSRSLFIWRPKEKHEIEKPIDERKIVLCGKAEKKAKRKFGDESDCDSDDDGFTTKGKTVKSKQPYLDSTSTSKSKSKSKSKSKSSKKP from the exons ATGCCCCCACAAACCCGGAGAACGTCGTTCCCGAAAGTCGTGATCGACCGAGACACCGACTCCGAAGAAAGTTCGTCTGACGAGGATGAAATCGATGAAGAAGACGACGTCGTAGGAGAAGAGGAAGTAACTGAACCGAAGGCTGATgaggaagaaggagaagaagagcAAGAGAAATCAGTGACCAAGAAAAAAACGCCTATTACTATTAGTCTCAAAAAAGTCTGCAAA GTGTGCAAGAGAACAGGTCATGAAGCAGGCTTTAAAGGCGCTACTTACATCGATTGTCCAATGAAGCCGTGTTTTCTTTGTAAAATGCCTG GGCACACCACGATGACTTGCCCTCACAGAGTGGCTACTGAGTACGGGGTTGTCCCAGCACCTCGGAGAAACACCCATAGCTCATTGGATTATGTGTTCCAGCGCCAGCTTAGGCCTCATATTCCTAAA ATGAAACCAGAATTTGTCATTCCAGATCAAGTAAACTGTGCGGTTATAAGATACCATAGTAGACGAGTAACATGCTTGGAGTTCCATCCTACAAATGATAACATTCTCCTATCTGGTGATAAG AAAGGACAACTTGGAGTTTGGGATTTTTGCAAGGTATATGAGAAGACTGTCTACAGTGAAATACATGGTTGTATACTGAACAACATGAA GTTAAATCCAAGAAATGATGGAACAGTATATACTGGTTCTTCTGATGGGACAGCTTGTTGCGTAGATTTGGAGACTGGAATATCATTATCATTGATGAACCTTAATCCTAATGGCTGGCAG GGTCCAAGCACTTGGAGGATGATTTATGGGCTGGACATAAATTTGGACAAAGGAGTCGTACTTGTTGCAGATAACTTTGGCTATCTGTATAC GGTTGATATGCGCTCCAACAATGTGACAGGGAAGCCTATTCTCATTCATAAGAAAGGAAGCAAAGTTGTTGGTCTGCACTGTAATCCCCTTCAACCAGATCTTCTCTTAAGTTGTGGGAATGATCACTTT GCTCGTATATGGGATATGCGGCAGTTGGAGACTGGATCctcccttgttgatctaccacaCAAACGAGTTGTTAACTCAGCATATTTTTCACCACTTACTGGTAGTAAAATACTCACCACATCACAGGATAACCGGATTCGTGTGTGGGATTCTATCTTTGGAAGCCTTGATTCTCCAAGTCGAGAGATTGTGCATAGTCATGATTTTAATCGACATCTGACGGCTTTTCGGGCTGAATGGGATCCCAAG GACCAATCGGAGTCTCTTGTTGTTATTGGACGTTACATAAGTGAAAACTATAATGGAGCTGCTCTGCATCCTATTGATTTTATAGACATCAGCACAGGGCAGTTAGTTGCAGAGATCATGGATCCAAACATTACAACTATCAGTCCTGTGAACAAGTTGCATCCACGCGATGATATTTTGGCATCTGGTAGTTCAAG GTCTCTCTTTATTTGGAGACCAAAGGAGAAGCATGAAATTGAGAAGCCTATAGATGAAAGGAAGATTGTTCTCTGCGGAAAGGCCGagaagaaagccaaaagaaaatttggagaTGAAAGTGATTGTGATTCTGATGATGATGGATTCACCACCAAAGGTAAGACTGTTAAGTCTAAGCAACCTTATCTagattcaacttcaacttctaaatcaaaatcaaaatcaaaatcaaaatcaaaatcatctAAGAAGCCCTAG
- the LOC113730537 gene encoding E3 ubiquitin-protein ligase AIRP2, translated as MGKSFKDSLKALEADIQLANTLALSYPREIDGACLQMRLSYAPPAHIFLFLVQWFDCQLAGALGLLRILVSMAYADGRPAMSSYERKASIREFYGIIFPSLLQLQRGITDLEDNKQKKICSLKYSRRDEMDRGKISEIDLEREKECGICMEINGKVVLPYCGHSLCLRCYRDWRRRSQSCPFCRTTLKRVNSSDIWICTDSSEIVDLSVILEENLQRLFMFIEKLPLLLPDSLLNQHNFAIR; from the exons ATGGGGAAGTCATTTAAGGATTCTCTTAAAGCTCTTGAAGCAGATATTCAGCTCGCAAATACTCT GGCTTTGAGTTATCCAAGGGAAATTGATGGAGCATGCCTTCAAATGCGGCTCTCTTATGCTCCACCTGCACAtatcttcctttttcttgttcAGTGGTTTGATTGTCAGCTTGCTGGCGCTCTTGGCTTGCTTCGAATTCTCGTATCTATG GCATATGCAGATGGCAGACCTGCTATGTCTAGTTATGAAAGGAAAGCAAGCATCAGAGAATTTTATG GTAtaatttttccttctttattGCAACTTCAAAGAGGGATTACAGATTTGGAAGACAACAAACAGAAAAAGATATGTTCACTTAAGTACTCAAGAAGGGATGAAATGGATCGTGGAAAAATATCTGAAATTGATctagaaagagaaaaggaatgTGGAATTTGCATGGAAATCAATGGCAAGGTTGTGTTGCCTTATTGCGGCCACTCTTTGTGCCTAAGGTGTTATCGTGATTG GCGTCGCCGCTCTCAGTCCTGTCCCTTTTGCCGGACCACTCTCAAACGAGTGAATTCAAGTGACATCTGGATCTGCACTGATAGCAGTGAAATTGTTGATTTATCTGTGATTCTGGAAGAGAATTTGCAGAGGCTGTTTATGTTCATTGAAAAGTTGCCCCTTCTTCTTCCAGATTCATTGTTAAACCAACACAATTTCGCTATTAGGTGA
- the LOC113730510 gene encoding protein DAMAGED DNA-BINDING 2 isoform X1: MPPQTRRTSFPKVVIDRDTDSEESSSDEDEIDEEDDVVGEEEVTEPKADEEEGEEEQEKSVTKKKTPITISLKKVCKVCKRTGHEAGFKGATYIDCPMKPCFLCKMPGHTTMTCPHRVATEYGVVPAPRRNTHSSLDYVFQRQLRPHIPKKGQLGVWDFCKVYEKTVYSEIHGCILNNMKLNPRNDGTVYTGSSDGTACCVDLETGISLSLMNLNPNGWQGPSTWRMIYGLDINLDKGVVLVADNFGYLYTVDMRSNNVTGKPILIHKKGSKVVGLHCNPLQPDLLLSCGNDHFARIWDMRQLETGSSLVDLPHKRVVNSAYFSPLTGSKILTTSQDNRIRVWDSIFGSLDSPSREIVHSHDFNRHLTAFRAEWDPKDQSESLVVIGRYISENYNGAALHPIDFIDISTGQLVAEIMDPNITTISPVNKLHPRDDILASGSSRSLFIWRPKEKHEIEKPIDERKIVLCGKAEKKAKRKFGDESDCDSDDDGFTTKGKTVKSKQPYLDSTSTSKSKSKSKSKSKSSKKP, translated from the exons ATGCCCCCACAAACCCGGAGAACGTCGTTCCCGAAAGTCGTGATCGACCGAGACACCGACTCCGAAGAAAGTTCGTCTGACGAGGATGAAATCGATGAAGAAGACGACGTCGTAGGAGAAGAGGAAGTAACTGAACCGAAGGCTGATgaggaagaaggagaagaagagcAAGAGAAATCAGTGACCAAGAAAAAAACGCCTATTACTATTAGTCTCAAAAAAGTCTGCAAA GTGTGCAAGAGAACAGGTCATGAAGCAGGCTTTAAAGGCGCTACTTACATCGATTGTCCAATGAAGCCGTGTTTTCTTTGTAAAATGCCTG GGCACACCACGATGACTTGCCCTCACAGAGTGGCTACTGAGTACGGGGTTGTCCCAGCACCTCGGAGAAACACCCATAGCTCATTGGATTATGTGTTCCAGCGCCAGCTTAGGCCTCATATTCCTAAA AAAGGACAACTTGGAGTTTGGGATTTTTGCAAGGTATATGAGAAGACTGTCTACAGTGAAATACATGGTTGTATACTGAACAACATGAA GTTAAATCCAAGAAATGATGGAACAGTATATACTGGTTCTTCTGATGGGACAGCTTGTTGCGTAGATTTGGAGACTGGAATATCATTATCATTGATGAACCTTAATCCTAATGGCTGGCAG GGTCCAAGCACTTGGAGGATGATTTATGGGCTGGACATAAATTTGGACAAAGGAGTCGTACTTGTTGCAGATAACTTTGGCTATCTGTATAC GGTTGATATGCGCTCCAACAATGTGACAGGGAAGCCTATTCTCATTCATAAGAAAGGAAGCAAAGTTGTTGGTCTGCACTGTAATCCCCTTCAACCAGATCTTCTCTTAAGTTGTGGGAATGATCACTTT GCTCGTATATGGGATATGCGGCAGTTGGAGACTGGATCctcccttgttgatctaccacaCAAACGAGTTGTTAACTCAGCATATTTTTCACCACTTACTGGTAGTAAAATACTCACCACATCACAGGATAACCGGATTCGTGTGTGGGATTCTATCTTTGGAAGCCTTGATTCTCCAAGTCGAGAGATTGTGCATAGTCATGATTTTAATCGACATCTGACGGCTTTTCGGGCTGAATGGGATCCCAAG GACCAATCGGAGTCTCTTGTTGTTATTGGACGTTACATAAGTGAAAACTATAATGGAGCTGCTCTGCATCCTATTGATTTTATAGACATCAGCACAGGGCAGTTAGTTGCAGAGATCATGGATCCAAACATTACAACTATCAGTCCTGTGAACAAGTTGCATCCACGCGATGATATTTTGGCATCTGGTAGTTCAAG GTCTCTCTTTATTTGGAGACCAAAGGAGAAGCATGAAATTGAGAAGCCTATAGATGAAAGGAAGATTGTTCTCTGCGGAAAGGCCGagaagaaagccaaaagaaaatttggagaTGAAAGTGATTGTGATTCTGATGATGATGGATTCACCACCAAAGGTAAGACTGTTAAGTCTAAGCAACCTTATCTagattcaacttcaacttctaaatcaaaatcaaaatcaaaatcaaaatcaaaatcatctAAGAAGCCCTAG